The Sulfitobacter sp. SK011 genome has a window encoding:
- the fusA gene encoding elongation factor G, with protein sequence MARDYPLQRYRNFGIMAHIDAGKTTCSERILFYTGKSHNIGEVHDGAATMDWMEQEQERGITITSAATTTFWQRQEEPTSDGTSDTKYRMNIIDTPGHVDFTIEVERSLAVLDGAVAVLDANAGVEPQTETVWRQADRYKVPRIVFVNKMDKIGADFFNCVKMIKDRTGATPAPIQIPIGAETELEGMVDLVTMEEWVWEGEDLGASWVKKPIRDSLKATADEWRAHLIETAVEMDDEAMENYLMDGAEPDVDTLRKLIRKGTLAIKFIPVLCGSAFKNKGVQPLLNAVIDYLPSPLDVVDYMGFKPGDETETRDIPRRADDNMAFSGLAFKIMNDPFVGSLTFTRVYSGKLKKGDNLLNSTKGKKERVGRMMMMHSINREEIEEAWAGDIIALAGLKDTTTGDTLCDPSDPVVLETMTFPDPVIEIAVEPKTKADQEKMSAGLARLAAEDPSFRVETDLESGQTIMKGMGELHLDILVDRLKREFKVEANIGAPQVAYRETISREAEVVYTHKKQSGGSGQFAEVKMILMPTEPGEGYSFESRVVGGSVPKEYIPGVEKGIKSVMDSGPLAGFPVIDFKVALIEGKYHDVDSSVLAFEIAARMGMREGMRKAGAKMLEPIMKVEVVTPEEYTGGIIGDLTSRRGQVQGQDTRGNAIAIDAFVPLANMFGYINTLRSMSSGRANFSMQFDHYEAVPQNISDEIQAKFA encoded by the coding sequence ATGGCACGCGACTATCCGCTCCAACGCTACCGCAACTTTGGCATCATGGCTCACATTGATGCCGGCAAGACCACATGTTCCGAACGCATCCTGTTTTACACAGGCAAATCCCACAACATCGGCGAGGTCCATGATGGTGCCGCAACGATGGACTGGATGGAGCAGGAACAGGAACGCGGGATCACCATTACATCCGCTGCGACAACCACGTTCTGGCAGCGTCAGGAAGAGCCGACATCAGACGGCACATCTGACACCAAATACCGCATGAACATCATCGACACGCCCGGTCACGTTGACTTTACCATCGAAGTTGAACGGTCCTTGGCTGTTCTTGACGGCGCGGTTGCTGTTCTGGACGCCAACGCCGGTGTTGAGCCGCAGACAGAAACCGTTTGGCGTCAGGCCGACCGGTACAAAGTGCCGCGCATCGTGTTCGTAAACAAAATGGACAAGATCGGCGCTGATTTCTTCAACTGCGTCAAGATGATCAAAGACCGCACAGGTGCCACGCCTGCGCCGATCCAAATTCCAATCGGTGCTGAAACCGAACTGGAAGGCATGGTCGATCTTGTCACCATGGAAGAATGGGTCTGGGAAGGCGAAGATCTGGGCGCAAGCTGGGTCAAAAAGCCGATCCGTGACAGCCTGAAGGCCACAGCAGACGAATGGCGTGCGCATCTCATCGAAACAGCGGTCGAGATGGACGATGAAGCGATGGAAAACTATCTGATGGACGGTGCCGAGCCGGACGTCGATACCCTGCGCAAACTGATCCGCAAAGGCACGCTGGCCATCAAGTTCATTCCGGTACTGTGTGGCTCCGCGTTCAAGAACAAGGGTGTTCAGCCTTTGCTCAATGCTGTGATCGACTATCTGCCCAGCCCGCTGGACGTTGTTGATTATATGGGTTTCAAACCTGGTGATGAGACAGAAACGCGCGACATCCCGCGCCGCGCCGATGACAATATGGCGTTCTCTGGTCTTGCGTTCAAAATCATGAACGACCCCTTTGTCGGCTCTCTGACCTTTACCCGCGTCTATTCGGGTAAGCTCAAGAAAGGCGACAACCTGCTGAACTCGACCAAAGGCAAGAAAGAGCGCGTCGGTCGTATGATGATGATGCACTCGATCAACCGTGAAGAGATCGAAGAAGCATGGGCCGGTGACATCATCGCGCTTGCAGGTCTGAAAGACACCACAACAGGGGATACCCTGTGTGATCCGTCTGATCCGGTGGTTCTGGAAACGATGACGTTCCCCGATCCGGTGATCGAGATTGCGGTTGAGCCAAAGACCAAAGCCGACCAGGAGAAGATGTCAGCAGGTCTGGCACGTCTCGCAGCCGAAGACCCATCCTTCCGTGTGGAAACTGATCTGGAATCCGGTCAGACCATCATGAAGGGCATGGGCGAATTGCACCTGGACATCCTCGTGGACCGTCTGAAGCGCGAATTCAAAGTGGAGGCCAACATTGGTGCCCCACAGGTTGCGTATCGTGAAACGATCTCTCGTGAAGCTGAGGTGGTTTATACCCACAAGAAGCAGTCGGGTGGTTCTGGTCAGTTCGCGGAAGTGAAGATGATCCTGATGCCAACAGAGCCGGGCGAAGGGTATTCTTTCGAGTCGCGCGTTGTTGGTGGGTCGGTGCCCAAGGAATATATTCCGGGCGTCGAAAAGGGTATCAAATCCGTTATGGATTCCGGTCCATTGGCGGGCTTCCCGGTCATCGACTTCAAGGTGGCGCTGATCGAAGGCAAGTACCACGACGTGGACAGCTCCGTTCTGGCGTTTGAAATCGCGGCCCGTATGGGTATGCGCGAAGGCATGCGCAAAGCGGGTGCCAAGATGCTGGAACCGATCATGAAAGTCGAAGTTGTCACACCGGAAGAATATACCGGCGGCATCATCGGCGATCTGACCTCACGTCGCGGTCAGGTTCAGGGTCAGGACACACGCGGTAACGCGATTGCAATCGACGCATTCGTGCCTCTGGCCAACATGTTCGGTTACATCAACACCCTGCGGTCGATGTCATCGGGACGGGCGAACTTCTCCATGCAGTTCGACCATTATGAAGCTGTACCACAGAACATCTCTGACGAGATTCAGGCCAAATTTGCATAA
- the rpsG gene encoding 30S ribosomal protein S7: MSRRHAAEKREVLPDAKYGDLVLTKFMNNLMIDGKKSVAERIVYNAMTRVEDKIKRAPIEVFHEALENIQPSVEVRSRRVGGATYQVPVEVRPERRQALAIRWLIKAARSRNENTMEERLAGELMDAVQSRGTAVKKREDTHKMADANKAFSHYRW, from the coding sequence ATGTCACGCCGTCACGCCGCTGAAAAACGCGAAGTACTGCCAGACGCCAAGTATGGTGATCTGGTTTTGACCAAATTCATGAACAACCTGATGATCGACGGTAAAAAGTCGGTCGCAGAGCGTATCGTTTACAACGCAATGACCCGCGTTGAAGACAAGATCAAACGCGCACCGATCGAAGTGTTTCACGAAGCGCTGGAAAACATCCAGCCCTCCGTCGAAGTACGGTCACGCCGCGTTGGTGGTGCCACCTATCAGGTGCCTGTTGAGGTGCGCCCCGAGCGCCGTCAGGCATTGGCGATCCGCTGGTTGATCAAAGCCGCCCGTTCGCGCAACGAAAATACCATGGAAGAGCGCCTTGCAGGCGAATTGATGGACGCTGTCCAGTCCCGTGGTACAGCCGTTAAAAAGCGCGAAGATACACACAAAATGGCCGACGCCAACAAAGCGTTCAGCCACTACCGCTGGTAA
- the rpsL gene encoding 30S ribosomal protein S12, whose translation MPTIQQLIRKPRQPKIKRSKSQHLEQCPQKRGVCTRVYTTTPKKPNSAMRKVAKVRLTNGFEVISYIPGESHNLQEHSVVLIRGGRVKDLPGVRYHILRGVLDTQGVKDRKQRRSKYGAKRPK comes from the coding sequence ATGCCAACGATCCAACAGCTGATCCGCAAACCGCGCCAGCCGAAAATCAAACGCTCGAAGTCACAGCACCTTGAGCAGTGTCCGCAAAAACGTGGCGTATGTACGCGCGTCTATACAACGACACCGAAAAAGCCGAACTCTGCCATGCGTAAGGTTGCCAAAGTGCGCCTGACAAACGGTTTTGAGGTCATCAGCTATATCCCGGGTGAAAGCCACAACCTTCAGGAGCACTCTGTGGTTCTGATCCGTGGCGGTCGCGTAAAAGACCTTCCCGGTGTGCGTTACCACATCCTGCGCGGTGTTCTGGATACGCAAGGCGTGAAAGACCGCAAACAGCGCCGTTCCAAATACGGTGCCAAGCGTCCGAAGTAA
- a CDS encoding putative rhamnosyl transferase has translation MQAIGLCRFSYPAIGGFQVEHDSIEERIAYLYGEHRLNERFQLFETVALPGLKAQTDPNFSLIIVIGDQFPARHEKRLEDLIADFPQALIHREPPRNQREVMKEILNEARLDPTDPCLQFRFDDDDAVSVDFVEKLRKATRDCAPLLKQHKTVALDWNMGYVAEFGARGIRAAQTFRQFYTAALGMYVKGNCPLTIMNFAHDKIPRFMPAVCFSDPPMWVRSHNTSNDSRQNQVPNTALSTLTADEETLFRDRFAIDIGHVRQVFSAR, from the coding sequence ATGCAAGCCATCGGATTATGCCGATTTTCCTATCCGGCCATCGGTGGCTTTCAGGTTGAACATGACAGCATCGAGGAAAGAATCGCGTATCTTTATGGGGAGCATCGCCTCAACGAACGGTTTCAGCTTTTCGAAACGGTTGCTCTGCCGGGCCTCAAGGCGCAGACCGATCCAAATTTCAGCCTGATCATTGTGATTGGCGACCAGTTTCCGGCGCGGCACGAAAAACGGCTTGAGGATTTGATTGCGGACTTTCCCCAGGCGCTGATCCACAGGGAACCACCGCGCAATCAGCGTGAGGTGATGAAAGAGATCCTGAATGAGGCGCGGCTTGATCCAACTGACCCCTGCCTGCAATTTCGCTTTGACGATGACGATGCGGTGTCCGTGGATTTCGTTGAAAAACTGCGCAAGGCAACGCGGGATTGTGCGCCGCTGCTCAAGCAACACAAGACCGTCGCGCTTGATTGGAACATGGGATACGTCGCTGAATTTGGCGCGCGGGGCATCCGCGCGGCTCAGACTTTTCGGCAGTTCTATACCGCCGCTTTGGGCATGTATGTCAAAGGCAATTGTCCCCTGACCATCATGAATTTCGCCCATGACAAAATCCCAAGGTTCATGCCCGCGGTTTGTTTTTCTGACCCGCCCATGTGGGTGCGCAGCCACAACACATCAAACGATTCACGGCAAAATCAGGTACCGAATACCGCTCTGTCAACGCTGACTGCTGACGAGGAAACCCTGTTCCGCGATCGCTTTGCCATCGACATTGGCCATGTGCGGCAGGTGTTTTCAGCGCGTTGA
- a CDS encoding DMT family transporter produces the protein MSPNMIGALLMMASMASFTLNDTLIKLTDGAVPLFQLIFLRGLLTTALILVSKGRLGPMHLNVAQRDWGFIALRCGAEIGAAYFFLSALLNMPLGNVTAILQVLPLSVTLASALVLREAVGWRRMLAILIGFCGVMMIVKPGAAGFNIWSIYALIAVVCVTVRDLATRQLSKGVPSMTVTLVTAGSITIAAGLASLSDPWVPITRDLGLMIAGASVFVLGGYFFSIQVMRVGDVSFVAPFRYTGLIWALLLGWFVFGDWPGWLTLTGAFIVVVTGIFTLYRERRVSPSP, from the coding sequence ATGTCCCCCAATATGATCGGCGCATTGTTGATGATGGCGTCGATGGCCAGTTTCACGCTGAATGATACATTGATCAAACTGACCGACGGTGCAGTTCCGCTGTTTCAGCTGATCTTTTTGCGGGGGCTTTTGACCACCGCGCTGATCCTTGTTTCCAAAGGGCGGCTTGGTCCAATGCACCTGAACGTCGCACAGCGCGATTGGGGCTTTATCGCGCTGCGCTGCGGGGCCGAAATTGGCGCGGCGTATTTCTTTTTGTCGGCGCTGCTCAACATGCCATTGGGCAATGTCACGGCGATTTTGCAGGTGCTACCGTTGTCTGTTACGCTGGCGTCTGCGCTGGTGCTGCGCGAGGCGGTGGGGTGGCGGCGGATGCTGGCCATTCTGATCGGTTTTTGTGGCGTGATGATGATTGTCAAACCGGGGGCGGCTGGGTTCAATATCTGGTCCATTTATGCGCTGATCGCGGTGGTTTGTGTGACGGTGCGCGATCTGGCGACCCGGCAATTGTCAAAGGGGGTCCCGTCGATGACGGTGACGCTTGTGACTGCCGGTTCCATCACCATCGCTGCGGGACTTGCATCGCTCAGCGACCCATGGGTGCCGATCACGCGTGATCTGGGGCTGATGATCGCCGGTGCGTCGGTCTTTGTTTTGGGTGGCTATTTCTTTTCCATTCAGGTGATGCGGGTCGGGGATGTGTCGTTTGTCGCACCTTTCCGCTATACCGGACTGATCTGGGCGTTGCTCTTGGGGTGGTTTGTGTTTGGTGACTGGCCGGGCTGGCTGACTCTGACGGGGGCGTTCATCGTGGTGGTGACAGGCATCTTCACACTCTACCGAGAACGCAGGGTTTCACCATCCCCGTGA
- a CDS encoding glycosyltransferase: MAARYKVQIKGLVRFSYLSEGGFAMSEQGQDAVREILYDPARLDRRFRMFEQLALHSIKRQRNSDFKVGVLIGDSLPDAARDRLENLVKDVPQVQIISLPPLVHFNAIRHAYGAIKDEPDATHTATFRLDDDDAMHRVTTKRIGKIAGSLLSLRDPNTPFAIAFNRGFYLDIGNKDVPISEWYEKTPLGVGLALVAPVGDPVNVFRRNHRKLGEYYDCMTEVERPMFIRSVHMDNDSGAAPTGRQGDLGRREIARVLRVGFGRTLDELKAL, translated from the coding sequence ATGGCAGCGCGCTATAAGGTGCAGATTAAGGGACTGGTTCGTTTCTCGTACCTGTCCGAAGGTGGTTTTGCCATGTCAGAGCAGGGCCAGGATGCCGTGCGCGAAATCTTGTATGATCCTGCACGACTGGATCGTCGGTTTCGCATGTTTGAACAACTGGCGCTTCATTCGATCAAACGACAGCGCAACTCAGATTTCAAAGTTGGGGTCTTGATCGGGGACAGCTTGCCAGATGCCGCGCGTGACCGTCTGGAAAATCTGGTCAAAGATGTGCCGCAAGTTCAGATCATATCGTTGCCGCCCCTGGTCCATTTCAACGCCATCCGGCATGCCTATGGCGCCATCAAAGACGAGCCGGACGCCACGCACACAGCAACATTCCGGTTGGACGATGACGATGCAATGCACCGTGTCACCACCAAACGCATTGGGAAAATCGCCGGGTCGTTGTTGTCTTTGCGCGACCCCAACACGCCCTTCGCCATCGCGTTCAACAGAGGGTTCTACCTTGATATTGGCAACAAGGACGTGCCGATATCGGAATGGTATGAAAAGACCCCGCTTGGGGTTGGCCTTGCGCTGGTGGCACCTGTTGGCGACCCGGTAAATGTGTTTCGACGTAACCACCGCAAGCTGGGTGAATATTACGATTGCATGACAGAGGTTGAGCGCCCTATGTTCATCCGTTCTGTGCACATGGACAATGATTCCGGGGCGGCACCCACAGGTCGCCAAGGGGATCTGGGCCGTCGCGAGATTGCCCGGGTTTTGCGTGTTGGCTTTGGGCGAACCCTTGATGAATTAAAGGCACTGTAG
- the rpoC gene encoding DNA-directed RNA polymerase subunit beta', translating into MNQELTNNPFNPVAPMKTFDEIKVSLASPERILSWSFGEIKKPETINYRTFKPERDGLFCARIFGPIKDYECLCGKYKRMKYRGVVCEKCGVEVTLQKVRRERMGHIELASPVAHIWFLKSLPSRIGLMLDMTLRDLERVLYFENYVVIEPGLTDLTYGQMMTEEEYMDAQDAYGMDAFTANIGAEAIREMLAAIDLEAEADQLRADLKEATGELKPKKIIKRLKVVESFLESGNRPEWMVLTVIPVIPPELRPLVPLDGGRFATSDLNDLYRRVINRNNRLKRLIELRAPDIIVRNEKRMLQESVDALFDNGRRGRVITGANKRPLKSLSDMLKGKQGRFRQNLLGKRVDFSGRSVIVTGPELKLHQCGLPKKMALELFKPFIYSRLEAKGLSSTVKQAKKLVEKERPEVWDILDEVIREHPVMLNRAPTLHRLGIQAFEPVLIEGKAIQLHPLVCSAFNADFDGDQMAVHVPLSLEAQLEARVLMMSTNNVLSPANGAPIIVPSQDMILGLYYTTLERDGLRGEGKVFGTVDEVQHALDAGEVHLHSKVKARIKQIDAEGNEIMTRFDTTPGRVLLGALLPLNAKAPFDLVNRLLRKKEVQQVIDTVYRYCGQKESVIFCDQIMTMGFREAFKAGISFGKDDMLIPDSKWPLVDETRGQVKDFEQQYMDGLITQGEKYNKVVDAWSKCNDKVTDAMMGAISASHKDADGSEREPNSVYMMAHSGARGSVTQMKQLGGMRGLMAKPNGDIIETPIISNFKEGLTVLEYFNSTHGARKGLSDTALKTANSGYLTRRLVDVAQDCIVRMHDCGTETAITAVAAVNDGEVVSSLAERLLGRVNADDVLRPGTDEVLVPAGSIIDERMADLIDEAAVASARIRSPLTCEAEEGVCAMCYGRDLARGTLVNQGEAVGIIAAQSIGEPGTQLTMRTFHIGGVAQGGQQSFLEASHSGKVVFDNAMTLENAAGDIMVMGRNMKLSIVDENGDERASHKVGYGTKLFVKEGQNVTRGDKLFEWDPYTLPIIAEKSGMTKFVDLVSGIAVKDETDDATGMTQKIVIDWRAAPKGNELKPEVILVGDDGEPVRNDAGNPVTYPMSVDAVLSVEDQTEIKAGDIIARIPREGAKTKDITGGLPRVAELFEARRPKDHAIIAEIDGYVRFGKDYKNKRRIAIESSEDADVKVEYMVPKGKHIPVAEGDFVQKGDYIMDGNPAPHDILAIMGVEALADYMIDEVQDVYRLQGVKINDKHIEVIVRQMLQKWEIQESGDTTLLKGEHVDKQEFDLANEKALSKGGRVAKGEPILLGITKASLQTRSFISAASFQETTRVLTEASVQGKRDKLVGLKENVIVGRLIPAGTGGATMQMRKVAADRDNVVIEARREEAEAAARLAAPVNDDLVGGDVFDTVIIDEESRD; encoded by the coding sequence ATGAACCAGGAACTGACAAACAACCCGTTTAACCCCGTCGCGCCGATGAAGACGTTCGACGAGATCAAGGTCTCTCTGGCATCGCCAGAGCGGATCCTGTCGTGGTCATTCGGCGAGATCAAGAAACCCGAAACCATCAACTACCGGACGTTCAAGCCTGAACGGGACGGTCTGTTCTGCGCGCGTATCTTTGGCCCGATCAAGGATTACGAATGCCTGTGCGGCAAATATAAGCGCATGAAATATCGCGGCGTTGTCTGCGAAAAATGCGGTGTTGAAGTGACGCTGCAAAAGGTGCGCCGCGAGCGGATGGGCCACATTGAACTGGCGTCACCTGTTGCGCACATCTGGTTCCTCAAGTCCTTGCCATCGCGCATTGGCCTGATGCTGGACATGACATTGCGTGATCTGGAACGTGTTTTGTACTTTGAAAACTACGTTGTGATTGAGCCGGGCCTTACCGACCTCACCTACGGTCAGATGATGACCGAAGAAGAGTATATGGACGCCCAGGACGCCTACGGCATGGACGCCTTCACCGCCAACATCGGTGCCGAAGCGATCCGCGAAATGCTGGCGGCGATTGATCTTGAGGCCGAAGCGGACCAGCTGCGTGCTGATCTGAAAGAAGCCACAGGCGAACTGAAGCCCAAGAAGATCATCAAGCGTTTGAAGGTTGTGGAAAGCTTCCTTGAATCTGGCAACCGCCCTGAATGGATGGTTCTGACCGTGATCCCCGTGATCCCGCCAGAATTGCGCCCGCTGGTGCCGCTGGATGGCGGTCGTTTTGCGACGTCTGACCTCAACGATCTGTACCGCCGCGTGATCAACCGGAACAACCGTTTGAAGCGTCTGATCGAATTGCGCGCGCCTGATATCATCGTGCGAAACGAAAAGCGGATGTTGCAGGAATCTGTGGATGCGCTCTTTGACAACGGCCGTCGTGGCCGGGTAATCACGGGTGCCAACAAGCGTCCGCTGAAATCGCTGTCTGACATGCTGAAAGGCAAGCAGGGCCGCTTCCGTCAGAACCTTTTGGGTAAACGGGTCGACTTCTCTGGTCGTTCGGTCATCGTGACTGGCCCCGAGTTGAAGCTGCACCAATGCGGTCTGCCGAAAAAGATGGCGTTGGAACTGTTCAAGCCGTTCATCTACTCACGTCTTGAGGCCAAAGGTCTGTCTTCAACAGTTAAGCAAGCCAAAAAGCTGGTGGAAAAAGAGCGTCCCGAGGTTTGGGATATCCTGGATGAAGTGATCCGCGAACACCCCGTCATGCTGAACCGTGCGCCTACTTTGCACCGTCTTGGTATTCAGGCGTTTGAACCGGTACTGATCGAAGGTAAGGCCATTCAGCTGCACCCGCTGGTTTGTTCTGCCTTCAACGCGGACTTTGACGGCGACCAAATGGCCGTGCACGTGCCGTTGTCTCTTGAGGCACAGCTCGAAGCGCGCGTTCTGATGATGTCTACCAACAACGTTCTGTCCCCGGCCAACGGTGCGCCGATTATCGTTCCGTCTCAGGATATGATCCTAGGCCTTTACTACACCACGCTTGAGCGTGATGGGCTAAGAGGTGAAGGCAAAGTCTTTGGTACAGTGGACGAGGTTCAGCACGCGCTGGACGCAGGCGAGGTGCATCTGCACTCCAAGGTCAAGGCGCGGATCAAACAGATCGACGCCGAGGGCAACGAAATCATGACGCGTTTTGACACCACGCCGGGCCGTGTGCTTTTGGGCGCGTTGTTGCCGCTGAATGCAAAGGCACCCTTTGATCTGGTCAACCGCTTGCTGCGCAAGAAAGAAGTGCAGCAGGTCATCGATACTGTTTATCGTTATTGCGGGCAGAAAGAGTCGGTTATTTTCTGTGACCAGATCATGACCATGGGTTTCCGTGAGGCGTTCAAGGCCGGTATTTCGTTTGGTAAAGACGACATGCTGATCCCTGACAGCAAATGGCCATTGGTCGATGAGACCCGCGGTCAGGTCAAAGACTTTGAACAGCAGTACATGGACGGCCTGATCACTCAGGGTGAAAAGTACAACAAAGTTGTTGATGCCTGGTCCAAGTGTAACGACAAGGTGACGGACGCGATGATGGGGGCAATCTCCGCCAGCCATAAAGACGCGGATGGCTCTGAGCGTGAACCAAACTCGGTTTACATGATGGCCCACTCCGGTGCGCGTGGCTCGGTCACTCAGATGAAGCAGTTGGGCGGTATGCGTGGCCTGATGGCCAAGCCGAACGGCGACATCATCGAAACGCCGATCATCTCGAACTTCAAGGAAGGTCTGACCGTTCTTGAATACTTCAACTCGACCCACGGTGCCCGTAAGGGTCTGTCGGACACGGCGTTGAAAACGGCGAACTCGGGTTACCTGACCCGTCGTCTGGTGGATGTGGCACAGGATTGCATCGTTCGTATGCACGATTGTGGTACGGAAACCGCGATCACGGCTGTTGCGGCTGTGAACGATGGTGAGGTTGTGTCGTCATTGGCCGAGCGTCTGCTGGGTCGTGTGAACGCCGACGATGTCCTGCGCCCCGGCACGGACGAAGTGTTGGTCCCCGCAGGCAGCATCATCGACGAACGTATGGCTGACCTGATTGACGAGGCTGCCGTGGCATCCGCGCGCATCCGTTCGCCACTGACGTGTGAGGCCGAAGAAGGCGTCTGCGCCATGTGCTATGGTCGTGACCTTGCACGCGGTACACTGGTGAACCAAGGCGAAGCGGTGGGCATTATCGCGGCGCAGTCCATTGGTGAACCCGGTACACAGCTGACGATGCGGACATTCCACATCGGCGGTGTTGCCCAAGGTGGTCAGCAGTCGTTCCTTGAGGCGAGCCATTCCGGTAAAGTTGTCTTTGACAATGCAATGACCCTTGAGAACGCCGCAGGCGATATCATGGTCATGGGTCGGAACATGAAGCTGTCGATCGTTGACGAAAACGGCGATGAGCGGGCCAGCCACAAGGTTGGTTACGGTACCAAGCTGTTTGTTAAAGAAGGTCAGAACGTGACCCGCGGCGACAAACTGTTTGAATGGGATCCCTACACCCTGCCGATCATCGCGGAAAAGTCGGGTATGACCAAGTTTGTCGACCTTGTGTCCGGTATCGCCGTCAAGGACGAGACCGATGATGCAACCGGCATGACCCAAAAGATCGTGATCGACTGGCGCGCGGCCCCCAAGGGCAACGAACTGAAGCCGGAAGTGATCTTGGTCGGTGACGATGGTGAGCCGGTCCGCAACGATGCGGGCAACCCGGTGACCTATCCGATGTCCGTTGATGCCGTTCTGTCCGTCGAGGATCAGACCGAAATCAAGGCGGGTGACATCATTGCGCGTATCCCGCGTGAAGGTGCCAAAACCAAGGACATCACCGGTGGTCTGCCCCGTGTGGCCGAACTCTTTGAGGCACGCCGCCCCAAGGACCACGCCATCATCGCGGAAATCGACGGCTATGTGCGCTTTGGCAAGGACTATAAGAACAAGCGCCGTATCGCGATTGAGTCCTCTGAAGACGCAGATGTGAAGGTCGAATACATGGTGCCCAAGGGCAAACACATTCCCGTCGCGGAAGGTGATTTTGTTCAAAAGGGCGATTACATCATGGACGGCAACCCGGCGCCGCATGACATCCTTGCCATCATGGGTGTTGAGGCGTTGGCCGACTATATGATCGACGAGGTACAAGACGTGTACCGTCTGCAAGGTGTGAAGATTAACGACAAACACATTGAAGTCATCGTGCGTCAGATGCTGCAAAAGTGGGAAATCCAGGAATCTGGTGACACCACGCTGCTGAAGGGCGAACACGTCGACAAGCAGGAATTCGATCTTGCCAACGAAAAGGCGCTGTCCAAAGGCGGCCGTGTTGCCAAAGGCGAGCCGATCTTGCTGGGTATCACCAAGGCGTCGCTGCAAACGCGTTCGTTCATCTCTGCCGCGTCCTTCCAGGAAACAACGCGTGTTCTGACCGAAGCATCGGTACAGGGCAAGCGGGACAAACTGGTTGGTCTCAAAGAGAACGTCATCGTGGGTCGTCTGATCCCGGCGGGTACGGGCGGTGCGACCATGCAAATGCGCAAGGTTGCAGCGGACCGCGACAACGTCGTGATCGAAGCCCGCCGCGAAGAAGCCGAGGCAGCCGCCCGTTTGGCAGCTCCGGTAAACGATGATTTGGTCGGTGGTGACGTGTTTGACACTGTTATCATTGATGAAGAAAGCCGCGATTGA